The window ctaaagaaaattgaatctaattatttttccaatgttttatgtaatcatcattatcatattatcagcagaatttgaaatgatcaaatgaagaATTGTTTGTATTACTGGAATGGATgaaatttctatttcttcTTGGCGAAGTAATCACTTATCATGAAATCGAATTTGAAACATGAACAAACCACTAATGGTCGATATATAATAGTTTTGGTTGATATATTATGTTTTGTTGCGAGAAATTGTTATATCAcacaatgaataatgaacgCGATGGCGACACATTCTCACaaattaattgttgttgatgatgaatgcgatgaagaaaatacgagaaaaaacgaaatatacacacacacatacacactcTGTCgagaaatattgaaaaataaaaataaaaaaaaaatacagctACTGtgcaacgatgatgatgatgagtcaATGGAAGAAGCCAAATTGCGGTTGAGTGCAATCTCAACAGAGAGCCAATAACACAATaacgatgacaaaaaaaaatgcaaaaatttttttcggaaatcaaaatttaaacaatgcactctctctctctttttctttacgATTGTTATGtcattgttttgatgaaatggtaataatatttttttttgcataattttcattcaaccatCATTCGAATATTACCTGTTCCGGactattttttctcttgtgaTTGTGACCAATCTCGTTTtggtttagtttagtttaaTTTAGCGTctgttttttggttgttgctgttttttaaacttgatcgatgatgatgatgatgatgatggttttaaACACCACGGTGTACGATCAACATTGCAATAGATGGCAACATTAAATATAcgaaattcaatattttcaatagtCATATTATATATGGTTAATAGATTAAATTTTGTCGTATTCAATCCAGTTTGACGATCTCTTCTTCTGGTTATCTAAACATtataaaatgagaaaaagagaaatagaaaatttttcattgccaCCAAATACGAGTTTTATCGACATATTACCtctttttgattgaataatttggCTGTATCACGTTTATAGATATTTTGATCATGAATATGGATAAatgtgtttgattgatttgtttttatattttctgGTCGATAAAtctaaatgattgaatgaaagaaaacaacagctattaatgatgatgacattaatTATATATTACCTGAAGATTTGCTTCTTTAAGTCGAGCATAgaattcatcatctgaaattaaatgacaattattattattattatttggtgataatgattcattatGATGGCAAACAAACCTTCTAATCCCCATCCAAAATAATTGGTTGAAAATCCATTAACTAATTTAAAATGTTCATTTGTCATAAGCAATATTCCGCCAACATATGTTTCATAATGATATTTTGGATGAAGATCTGGTGATGATACATGAAATGGTCCACGAGCTGGAAATCCATATGATAATTGATCATTCAATGGTAATAGATCAACATCATGCATAACAATATATGTACAGGAATTTTGGGCTAATTGAAAACCAATGTTGATTAAGGCACCACGATTAAAAcgataattatcaatttgatttatgacaaaaaattcatggcTAATATTTTGtctatttaaaaatgaatttatatgCGGTATAAAttgtaataattgattgaaacgTTCACGAAATGGTATCAATATTGCTAAATGATTTCCATCATGATTCACATTCGTGATTGTTCGAGTTGGTTTACGAATCGAATTTATTAATGTTTGATGTTCAACATAAGATTGTAGACATTGTGATTCtcgattcaaaatgaatagatttgaaaatatgataatggtaaatATGGTGAACAATATCAATATGGAAatggaaacatttttcaatgataatttaatcatttcataaaatttaaaaaaaaaacagatgaatttgaaaaaaacgaacgatTCCAAAATAACAACATAACGTCATCTGTGAATATTGaactcatttcattttttttttcattggctttttttttagcatGCCATTTTGTATTTTGCCGACACGctcatagaaaaaaaagttcattgAGTTTggctattgtttttttttttttttttggttgaaatttCAACAAGTTCCAAACGACAAAAAACCGATCCAATTTGAATATCATGGCTTTTCATTGTGCATTAAGCAATGAAATACCTGAAGAGCCTGTAATATCACCACATTCTGGTGCTATATTTGAAAAACGTCTcatattgaaatatttggACGAGAATAAAGTTGATCCAATTTGTGGTAAAGAATTGACTGCCGATGAATTGATTGCCGTAAGAACCGCACAAATTGTTAAGCCAAAACCACCATCAGCAAGTAGTATACCGGCACTTTTGAAATCATTACAAGATGAATGGGATTCTTTTGTATTGCATGGTTTTAATATGCGACAACAATTACATACAACAAGACAAGAATTATCATATGCATTATATCAACATGATGCTGCTTGTC of the Dermatophagoides farinae isolate YC_2012a chromosome 1, ASM2471394v1, whole genome shotgun sequence genome contains:
- the beta4GalT7 gene encoding beta-1,4-galactosyltransferase 7 isoform X2, whose protein sequence is MIKLSLKNVSISILILFTIFTIIIFSNLFILNRESQCLQSYVEHQTLINSIRKPTRTIDNYRFNRGALINIGFQLAQNSCTYIVMHDVDLLPLNDQLSYGFPARGPFHVSSPDLHPKYHYETYVGGILLMTNEHFKLVNGFSTNYFGWGLEDDEFYARLKEANLQIYRPENIKTNQSNTFIHIHDQNIYKRDTAKLFNQKEITRRRDRQTGLNTTKFNLLTIYNMTIENIEFRIFNVAIYCNVDRTPWCLKPSSSSSSSIKFKKQQQPKNRR
- the beta4GalT7 gene encoding beta-1,4-galactosyltransferase 7 isoform X1, whose product is MIKLSLKNVSISILILFTIFTIIIFSNLFILNRESQCLQSYVEHQTLINSIRKPTRTITNVNHDGNHLAILIPFRERFNQLLQFIPHINSFLNRQNISHEFFVINQIDNYRFNRGALINIGFQLAQNSCTYIVMHDVDLLPLNDQLSYGFPARGPFHVSSPDLHPKYHYETYVGGILLMTNEHFKLVNGFSTNYFGWGLEDDEFYARLKEANLQIYRPENIKTNQSNTFIHIHDQNIYKRDTAKLFNQKEITRRRDRQTGLNTTKFNLLTIYNMTIENIEFRIFNVAIYCNVDRTPWCLKPSSSSSSSIKFKKQQQPKNRR